From Anaerococcus urinomassiliensis:
TTTAAAGGAAAATATCCAGAAAATACTATGTTAGCTTTCAAAAAAGCACTTGAAGCAGGAGCAAGTGGCATAGAATTTGATGTCCATCTATCAAAAGATGGACAATTAGTAATAATCCATGACGAGACCTTGGAAAGAACCACCGATGGATCAGGTTTAGTAGGCGAAAAAACTTTAGATCAGCTAAAAGATCTAAATGCATCTAAGAACTATCCGGATTGTGAAATCCAAAGGATATTGACTCTAAGAGAGTATTTTGACTTTGCCAAAGATTATGACATCATCACAAATATCGAACTAAAAACATCTATTATAGATTATCCAGGTATTGAGGAGAAAGTTTATGAACTTATCAAGGAATATGGTTTGGAGGAAAAGATAATTATTTCATCCTTTAATCACAACTCACTAATAAGATTTAAGGAACTTGATGACAATATAAAATGTGGAGTTCTAGAATCCTCAAGACTATATGAGCCGTGGAATTATGTGAAAAATCTGGGTATGGAATACTATCATCCATTAAATTTTACAGTGACAAAAGAAGTAGCGGAAAAATGTGCAGAAAATAATATTGGACTAAATATTTGGTTTGGGGTTTCTGATTATGATTACAGCCAATATCTGGAAATGAATCCCACCGGACTTATAACGGATTATCCTGATAGAGTCTGTGAATTTATAGGCAAGTAAATCTGTTATTAGTTTTATACAAATTATCAAAAAATATAGTCAACTAAATTTACGTAAAATTTACAAATAATATAAATATTTTTAACATAGCTATCCTATAATGCAAAGGTAATAAAACTTATTGGAGGAACCATGTTAAAAAAATTTGTTAGTAGACTAATGCTAATTTTAATGTTTGTTACACTTGCCTCTTGTGCAGGACGTAATGACAAGCAAACAGACACACCAAAGGATGGTGGAGCTACAAGTAGTGAAACTAATGCAAAGGATGATAAGAAAACTTCTAGCCAAGATGGAAGAACAACCATAGTATTTTGGCACTCTATGGGTGGAAATCTAAATGATGCTATTGATCATCTTGTTGAGGAGTATAA
This genomic window contains:
- a CDS encoding glycerophosphodiester phosphodiesterase; translation: MINFAHRGFKGKYPENTMLAFKKALEAGASGIEFDVHLSKDGQLVIIHDETLERTTDGSGLVGEKTLDQLKDLNASKNYPDCEIQRILTLREYFDFAKDYDIITNIELKTSIIDYPGIEEKVYELIKEYGLEEKIIISSFNHNSLIRFKELDDNIKCGVLESSRLYEPWNYVKNLGMEYYHPLNFTVTKEVAEKCAENNIGLNIWFGVSDYDYSQYLEMNPTGLITDYPDRVCEFIGK